CTCCGCGCTTCTGCATCGCCCATGATGCGAGGCAGATACGGGCGCCAGGGAGGCGATCGATGGCGAGACCGCTGGACGGCATCCGCGTACTGGACTTCACCTGGGCGCAGCAGGGGCCGTACGCCACCGTGCTGCTCTCCGACATGGGCGCCGAGATCATCAAGGTCGAAGGGCGCGAAGGCGAACGCGGCCGCGCCGGCGGCGTCAGCACGCCGCAGCCGGTGCCGTATTTCGTCGCCCACGACCGCGGCAAGCGCAGCATCACGCTCGACGTGCGCCGGCCCGAGGGCCGCACGATCGCGCTCGAGCTGGCGGCGCGCGTCGATATCGTGGTCAGCAACATGCGCCCCGGCGTGATGCAACGGCTCGGCCTCGGCTACGACGCCGTGCGGGCCGTGAATCGGCGCGTGGTCTACGCCAGCGCTTCCGCCTTCGGGCCGCTGGGCGGCCAGGCGAAACGGCCCGGACTCGACATTGTCGGCCAGGCGATGGGCGGGATCATGGCCGTCACCGGGCCGGAGGACGCCCCTCCCATGCCCGCCGGCGCCGCGATCGCCGACCAGGTTGGCGCGATCTACCTGTGCACCGGCATTCTCGCCGCGCTGGTGAAGCGCGAGCGCACCGGCGAGGGCGAGGAGGTCGATGTCTCGCTTTACGGCTCACAGATCGCGTTGCAGTCCTGGGAGCTGGACACGGCCTCGATGCTCGGCGCGGCCTCGGGACGCGCGGGGCAGGGGCACCCGCTGATCTCGCCGCGCGGCGTCTGGCGCTCGTTTGAGACGGCCGACGGCTACCTGGTGGTCGGCGGCGTGAACACGCCGCGCTTCAAGCGGCTCTGCGCCCTGGCCGGGCTCGACCAGCTTGCGGAACAGCATCCAGACGACGCAAGCCGGGCAGCAGGCGTACCGCAGATCGTGGCGGCGTTCGAGTCGCGCTTCCGCGAGGAGACGACGGCCCACTGGCTCGCGCTGTTCGTCGCGCACGACATCATCGGCGCGCCGGTGCAGAGCTATGCCGACGTGCTCGACGATCCGCAGGCCTGGGTGAACGGCTATCTCGCCGAGCTGCCGCACCCTGTCCTGGGCACGATCCGTGTCGCCGGCTCGCCGATCCAGTTCGGGCGAACACCGACCGTGCCGCAGGGGCCGCCGCCTGAGCTCGGCGACCACACGGAGCGCTACCTGGCGGAGCTGGGCTACGACTGGGAGGCGATCGCAAGGCTCCGGGCCGACGAGGTCATCTGAGCCCCTTGCCATCCGCGGTCTTGAGCCCCTCCCCGCCGCTCAAGGGCGGTACGGCGGCGCCGTTTGGCCCAGCTGCGTACGCAGGATCGGCTGCGCCTCCGCGACGAACTCGCAGAGCAGCGCGCGCGTGTCGCGCGGGTCGATAATGTCTTGCCCGGTCGCCTCTGCCGTGCGAAACGGCGATGCGATCGCCTGCAAGCGGGCCTCGATCTCGGCTCTTTTCGCTTCGGGATCAGTGGCGGCGGCGATCTCGCGCCGGTAGGCGGCGCTGGCGCCGCCCTCGATGTGCATGGAGCCCCAGCGCGCCGAGGGCCAGGCGTAGCGCTGGTACATGCCGCTGGGCCGCTGCTGGCACTGCCCCGCCACGCCGTACAATTGCCCGACCACGACCGTGGCCCACGGCATCCGGCTGCTGCAGGTCACGGTCACGAGCCGGGCGCCGGCGCGCTCGATCCCCTGCTTCTCCGATTCCAGCCCGACCATGAAGCCGGGCTCGTCCGCGAAGGAGATCAGCGGCAGGTGGAAGGTGTCGCAGAGCTGGATCAGACGCATCACCTTCTCGCCCGCCGCCACGTCGGTCGCCCCGCCGAAGATCGGGTTGTTCGCCATCACGCCCACGGCGTAGCCGTCGAGCCGCGCCATGCCGGTAATCCGCGCGCGGCCGTAGAAGGGCGCGATCTCGAAGAACGAATCGCGATCGACCACCGCAGTGACGATGCGGTGCGCGTCATAAGCGCGGCGCCGGTCGCGTGGGACCACGGAGAGCAGCGACTCGTCGCGCCGGCACGGGTCGTCATCGGCTTCCGTGCGCGGCGGCAGTTCCCAGACGTTCGACGGCAAAAAGTTCAGGAAGCGCCGGACCTGGCAGAAGGCATCGTCCTCGTCCTCGGCCAGGTTGTCCACCACGCCGCTGTGATAGACGTGGATCTGCTCGCCACCCAGCTCCTCTTTGATGATCTCGTAGCCCAGCGCTGCTCTGACCACCGGCGGACCGCCGGGGAAGAGCTGGCTCGTACCCTTCACCATGATGTTGAAGTGCGCGAGGCAGGCATTGACGCCCGGCAACCCGGCGACGGAGCCCATCACCACCGAGACGACCGGCACGGCGCGCAGCAGCTCCACGTCGATCGCTGACATCACGTTGCCGTCTGGCAGGTATGTGCGGCCCAGCTCCTCGAAGGCGCGCACGCTGCCGCCTGCCGCGTCGAGCAGGCGCAGATAGGGCAGCCGCCATTCCAGTGCACGGCGGTTCGCGGGCGGCTCCATGCCCAGGCCGCCGCCCTCACGCCGGCCGCCAGACCCTCCCCGAACGGTAAAATCGCCGGCGCTGACCACGACCTTGCGCCCGTCCAGCGTGCAGAAGCCATCGACCGCACCCTTCGGCGTGAAGCTCACCAGCTCGGCGCCGTCGTACTCGGCGCTGCCCAGCAAGCCCAAAAACTCGCGGAAGGAGCCGGGATCGGCCAGCGCCGCGATCCGCTCGCGCACGGTGAGCTTGCCGCTTGCGTGCTGGCGAGCGATCCCTTCCGGCCCTCCCATCTGCTGAGCCAGCTCACGGCGCCGCCACAGCTCATCGACCTCGGCCTGCCACGTCATCTGTGCCCTCGCCCACGTCCGTCTCCCCGCCATCCTACCGTTCGCCGCGCTTGCCGCAATGGCGCGGCGCCGAATCGCCCGCGAGCAGTCGAGGCGCTATGCTGCAACCGGCGCCGCCGTCGGCGCACACCGTTCGATGCGCCGGCCGCGTGGGGAACCGATGTCAGCCGAACCAGCCAAACCGTTTCAGGACCTGCTGATCGTCGAGCTGGCCGGCTCGGTGGCCGGCGGCTACGCGGGCAAGCTCTTCGCCGGCTTCGGCGCACGCGTGCTGCTGATCGAGCCGCCCGGCGGAGATCCGAACCGCCTGCTGGGCGAACGGCTGGGCGACGCCGGTACCCTCTTCGCCTGGCTGCACGCGGGCAAGCGCAGCGTCTGCCTCGATCATCAGTCGGCCAGGAGCCACGAGCTGCTCACCCAACTCTTCAATCGCGCCGATGTCGTGATCGAAAGCTCGTCGCCGGAGCCGCTGCGGCCGCAGACAGGCGGCCTCTCGAACGCGCGCCTGGTCAAGCTCTACGTCTCGCCGTTCGGCCTCACGGGGCCGTACAAGGACTACCGCTCGACGCCGTTCACCGACTACGCCGCCGGCGGGCAGATGTATGTCACCGGCGAGCCCGATCGAGAACCGCTGCAGGGCGCCGGCCGGCAGGCGGAGTATGCCGCCGGCGCCTACGGCTTCATCGCGACGATGGCCGCGCTGCGCCACCGCGCAGCCTGCGGAACGGGGCAGACGATCGACGTCTCGCACATGGAAGCGATGGCCAGCCTGCACCAGTGGACGTCGGTGAAGTGGACGCACAGCGGCACGATCGAGCGGCGCATCGGCAACCGCTACAGCTCGGCGCACCCGATTACGATCTATCCCTGCAAGGACGGCTACGTTGGCGTCAGCGCCGCGAGCGACCTCACCGCGGAGCGCTTTCTCAACGTGATCGGTATCGGCCACCTGTTCGCCGATGCGCGCTTCGCCACCGGCCTCGACCGGCTGGAGCACTACGAGGCGTTCGACGCGGCGATCCTGCCCTGGCTCATGGCGCACACGGTCGCGGAGATCGTTGCACTCGGCCAGGCGGTGCGGGTGCCCGTCGGGCCGGTGCCGGGAATGCTGGAGCTGCTGCACGATCCGCACCTCGCCGCCCGCGGCTTCTTCGAGACGGTAGACCTCGAAGGCCGAACGCTGCGTTTCCCCGGCGCGCCGTTCCGGCTCTCGCGCCATGCCTGGCATTTGCTGCCCGCGCCGTGCCGTGACGCGGATGCGGCCATGACGCTCGACACGTTGCAGCAGCCCGCGACCGGTGCGGAGGCCGCCGATGGCTGAGAGCGCGACAGCACTGGCCGGCGTTCGCGTGCTGGATCTCTCGCGCGTATGGGCGGGACCGTTGGCCAGTCGCATTCTCGGCGACCTCGGCGCCGACGTGGTCCGCGTTGAGGCAACCTGGTCGCGCGGCCCGAAGGCAGTGAGCGACACGTACGCGGCGCGCACGGGGCGCTATCCGCACGGCAAGGCTGGGAGGCGGCCCTGGAACCGCGAGGGCATGTTCAACAAGTTCAACCGCAACAAACGGGCGATCACGCTGCAGCTCGATTCGCAGGCGGGCAAGGCGCTGTTTGAGCGGCTGGTGAAAACCGCCGACGTGGTGCTGGAGAACTACAGCCCGCGCGTGATGCCGCAGTTCGGCCTCGGCTACGAGCGGCTGAGGGAGCTGAATCCGGGGATCGTTTACATCGGTGTGCCCGGCTTCGGCTGGAGCGGGCCGTCGCGCGACTGGGTGGCGCTCGGCACGATGATCGAACCGGCCGCGGGGCTTTCCAGCCTGATGGGCTACGCGGACGGCGGGCCGTACAAGTCCGGCGTCGCCTGGGCTGATCCGGTCGCCGCGCTGCACGCCGCCGCGGCGATCACCCTCGCGCTCTGGGACCGCGCGGCCGACCCGGAGCATCGCGGCCAGGCGATCGAGCTTGCGCAGCTCGAGGGCATGATCGACTTCATCGGGGAAGAGGTGCTGGCGGCGCAGGTGCGCGGCGCCGATGCCCCGCGCCGCGGCAACCGCTCCCCCGAATTCGCGCCGCAGGGCTGCTATCGCTGCGCCGGCGAGGATCGCTGGATCGCGATCAGCATCACCAGCGACGCCGAGTGGCGGTCACTCCGCACGCTCGCTGGCCTTGAAGCCTCCTTACCCAACCTGACACTCGCGCAGCGCTTCGAGCAGCAGGAGGCGATCGACGCCGCGATCGGCGCCTGGACGGCGCAGCATGAGCACATCGAGCTGATGCACTCCCTGCAAGCCGCCGGCATCGCCGCCGTGGCCGTCTTCGACGCACAGGAGTTGGTCGAAAGCGAGCATCTGGCGGCTCGCGGCTTCTACCTGCCGATCACGCACCCGGACGCTGGCACGTTTGTCTTCCCCGGCTTCCCGGCGCACCTGAGCGCCACGCCAGCGAGCTGCCGCAGGCCCGCGCCCGGCCTGGGCGAGCACAACCGCGAAGTGCTCGGCGGCGAGCTGGGACTGAGCGACGACGAGCTGGCGGCGCTTGAGGCCGCGGGCGTGATCGCAAGCGAGCCGCCGGCGTAGCGCCAGTGCTGCTGGACTGTTCATCTGCCCTCAGACGACTCCCGGCGCCCGCTGGACGGGGGGCGGGTTCTGCTCAATACTCTCGGTGGCTGCCGGCCTTCCGGCCGCAGAACCCCGGCGCAAACGCACGGAGGTGAGGTTCCTCGATGGCCTACCAGTACGCCACCTACGAAAAACGCGGGCACGTGGCCTATGTCACGATCAACCGCCCGGAGGTGATGAATGCGCTGCATCCGCCGGCGAGCGAAGAGCTGAGCGAAATCTGGGACGGCTTCGCCGTCGATCCGGACGCCTGGGTGGCGATCCTCACGGGAGCGGGCGACCGTGCCTTCTCCGCCGGCAACGATCTCAAGTTCACGGCGCAGAATTCCGGCCAGTTTTCCGGCTCCAGGCCGCCGCTGAAGGGCGGGTTCGGCGGCATCACCAGCCGCTTCGACCTGTTCAAGCCGCTGATCGCCGCTGTGAACGGCTGGGCGATGGGCGGCGGCTGCGAGATGGCGCTGGCCTGCGACATCGTGATCGCCGCCGAGCACGCCCGTTTCGGCTTGCCGGAGCCGCGCGTCGGTCTAATCGCCGGGGCGGGCGGCGTGCACCGGCTGCCGCGCAAGATTCCAATGACGATTGCGATGGGTATGATCCTCACCGGCAAGTCGATCGAGGCGCCTGAGGCGCACCGCTGGGGACTGGTCAACGAGGTCGTGCCCGCCGCGCAACTGATGCCCACGGCCGAGCGCTGGGCCGCCGAGATCATGAAGTGCGCGCCGCTGGCCGTGCGCGCCTCCAAGGAAGCGGCGATGACCGGACTCGATCTGCCGCTGGAGTCGGCGCTGCGCCGCTCGTACGACAATGCCCAGGCACACATGGCCTCGGCCGACCGCATCGAAGGCCCGCGCGCCTTCGCCGAGAAGCGCCAGCCAGCCTGGAAGGGCGTGTAGGCGAGCGCAGAGCCGGCGCAGGCCAGACAGGACGAGCAGGCGGAGGGTGAGCGATGAACGGGCGCGTGGCCGTGATCAAAGCGTACGGCAAGCCGTTCGAGCTGGAAGAGTATCCGGTGCCCGATCCGGAACCCGGCGCCGTGCTCCTGACGATGGCGCAGGCCGGCATCTGCGGTTCAGACCTGCACACCTGGCGCGGCGACCAGGCGTCGATTCCGCTGCCGCCGGCCGGCCGGGCGCTCGGCCACGAGGGCGCGGGGCGTGTGTTCAAGCTGGGCAAAGGCGTCACGACCGACTCGCTGGGCATGCCGCTGCATGAGGGCGACCGCGTGATTCACTCCGCCATCTTCCCCTGCGGCCGCTGCCACCTGTGCCTGCGCGGCGAGCCGAACTTCTGCCC
This DNA window, taken from Dehalococcoidia bacterium, encodes the following:
- a CDS encoding enoyl-CoA hydratase-related protein, whose translation is MAYQYATYEKRGHVAYVTINRPEVMNALHPPASEELSEIWDGFAVDPDAWVAILTGAGDRAFSAGNDLKFTAQNSGQFSGSRPPLKGGFGGITSRFDLFKPLIAAVNGWAMGGGCEMALACDIVIAAEHARFGLPEPRVGLIAGAGGVHRLPRKIPMTIAMGMILTGKSIEAPEAHRWGLVNEVVPAAQLMPTAERWAAEIMKCAPLAVRASKEAAMTGLDLPLESALRRSYDNAQAHMASADRIEGPRAFAEKRQPAWKGV
- a CDS encoding CoA transferase, giving the protein MSAEPAKPFQDLLIVELAGSVAGGYAGKLFAGFGARVLLIEPPGGDPNRLLGERLGDAGTLFAWLHAGKRSVCLDHQSARSHELLTQLFNRADVVIESSSPEPLRPQTGGLSNARLVKLYVSPFGLTGPYKDYRSTPFTDYAAGGQMYVTGEPDREPLQGAGRQAEYAAGAYGFIATMAALRHRAACGTGQTIDVSHMEAMASLHQWTSVKWTHSGTIERRIGNRYSSAHPITIYPCKDGYVGVSAASDLTAERFLNVIGIGHLFADARFATGLDRLEHYEAFDAAILPWLMAHTVAEIVALGQAVRVPVGPVPGMLELLHDPHLAARGFFETVDLEGRTLRFPGAPFRLSRHAWHLLPAPCRDADAAMTLDTLQQPATGAEAADG
- a CDS encoding CoA transferase, which produces MARPLDGIRVLDFTWAQQGPYATVLLSDMGAEIIKVEGREGERGRAGGVSTPQPVPYFVAHDRGKRSITLDVRRPEGRTIALELAARVDIVVSNMRPGVMQRLGLGYDAVRAVNRRVVYASASAFGPLGGQAKRPGLDIVGQAMGGIMAVTGPEDAPPMPAGAAIADQVGAIYLCTGILAALVKRERTGEGEEVDVSLYGSQIALQSWELDTASMLGAASGRAGQGHPLISPRGVWRSFETADGYLVVGGVNTPRFKRLCALAGLDQLAEQHPDDASRAAGVPQIVAAFESRFREETTAHWLALFVAHDIIGAPVQSYADVLDDPQAWVNGYLAELPHPVLGTIRVAGSPIQFGRTPTVPQGPPPELGDHTERYLAELGYDWEAIARLRADEVI
- a CDS encoding carboxyl transferase domain-containing protein; its protein translation is MTWQAEVDELWRRRELAQQMGGPEGIARQHASGKLTVRERIAALADPGSFREFLGLLGSAEYDGAELVSFTPKGAVDGFCTLDGRKVVVSAGDFTVRGGSGGRREGGGLGMEPPANRRALEWRLPYLRLLDAAGGSVRAFEELGRTYLPDGNVMSAIDVELLRAVPVVSVVMGSVAGLPGVNACLAHFNIMVKGTSQLFPGGPPVVRAALGYEIIKEELGGEQIHVYHSGVVDNLAEDEDDAFCQVRRFLNFLPSNVWELPPRTEADDDPCRRDESLLSVVPRDRRRAYDAHRIVTAVVDRDSFFEIAPFYGRARITGMARLDGYAVGVMANNPIFGGATDVAAGEKVMRLIQLCDTFHLPLISFADEPGFMVGLESEKQGIERAGARLVTVTCSSRMPWATVVVGQLYGVAGQCQQRPSGMYQRYAWPSARWGSMHIEGGASAAYRREIAAATDPEAKRAEIEARLQAIASPFRTAEATGQDIIDPRDTRALLCEFVAEAQPILRTQLGQTAPPYRP
- a CDS encoding CoA transferase; its protein translation is MAESATALAGVRVLDLSRVWAGPLASRILGDLGADVVRVEATWSRGPKAVSDTYAARTGRYPHGKAGRRPWNREGMFNKFNRNKRAITLQLDSQAGKALFERLVKTADVVLENYSPRVMPQFGLGYERLRELNPGIVYIGVPGFGWSGPSRDWVALGTMIEPAAGLSSLMGYADGGPYKSGVAWADPVAALHAAAAITLALWDRAADPEHRGQAIELAQLEGMIDFIGEEVLAAQVRGADAPRRGNRSPEFAPQGCYRCAGEDRWIAISITSDAEWRSLRTLAGLEASLPNLTLAQRFEQQEAIDAAIGAWTAQHEHIELMHSLQAAGIAAVAVFDAQELVESEHLAARGFYLPITHPDAGTFVFPGFPAHLSATPASCRRPAPGLGEHNREVLGGELGLSDDELAALEAAGVIASEPPA